TGAGGCTCAGAAGAAATACTTAGGCACTCCGGAGATGATGGAATCCGTCAAAGAATACGGCTATACAAAAAGCCAGCTTCCAGGCAACGTGAAAACTGAATGGGTCTGTAATAACAGATAATAAACTGAAAAATTTCGGGCATGCCTATGGTGTGCCCGTTTAAACACTACTATTAATAAAAACAAAAGAAAAATTTATGACATTATTAGAGTTTCTCTCTGAATATGGTTCGAGGCTGATTGACGGCTCTCTTGTGACTGTTTTGCTTACTATTCTGGCTTCAGCTCTTGCGGTGGTGATAGCTGTTGTTATGGGGTTGATGAGAATGTCACGGAGCAGACTGATAAGCCTGCCTGCTGCTGTATATATAGAGATTTTCCGCGGAACTTCTCTTTTGGTACAGCTTTACTGGATATTTTTTGTACTTCCTCTTTTTGGTGTTACGTTTGACAAATTCACAGCAGGTTTTGTGGCTGTTGGTATGAATCTGGGCGCATATGGAGCCGAGCTGGTCAGGGGCGCAATACTCGCTGTTCCTAAGGGGCAGTGGGAAGCAGCACTCTCTCTCGGGCTTTCGCCATTCAAAAGGATGGTGCGCATCATCTTTCCGCAGGCGCTTCTCATAATGCTGCCGCCGTGGGGTAATCTGCTTATAGAGCTTCTGAAGGGAACCGCACTTGTTTCGCTCATTTCTGTTGCAGATCTTATGTTCGAGTCAAAGCAGATTAATGCATCGACATTTCTTTCTGCACAGTCCTTTGGCTGTGCGCTTATCATATATTATATAATGGCTAGGTTCATGCTGACTCCTACTATGCGCTGGTTTGAGCGGGTGATGGCACGCAAGATAGGGAGGATCAGATGAGTTTCGACTGGAAATGGGGATTTGTCTGGGACATTCTGCCGAGGCTCATAGAAGCAACAGGAAATACAGTGATGGCAGCCTGTTTCGGGTACCTGATAGCTATTGTTCTGGGGCTGATGTTCGCTCTCGGGCAGAGAACCAGATTTAAAGTTCTGAGTGTTGTGCTGCGCGAAACTGTAGAGTTTATAAGATCTACTCCGCTGGTGCTTCAGATATTTTTTGTGTTTTATGTCGGACCTCAGGTTGGTGTGATGCTATCCCCCTGGACAGCGGGGATGATTGCTATCGGTCTGCACTACGGTGCTTATCTTTCAGAGGTTTACCGTGCGGGTATAGAATCTGTTCCCAAAGGTCAGTGGGAGGCGGCTGTTTCACTCTCTCTCAGCAGAGTGCGGACGTATACCCGGGTGATACTACCTCAGGCAGTTCCCCCTGCTTTTGCAGGTATGGGTAATTATCTTGTTGGAATATTTAAAGATACGCCGATGCTTTCTGTGATTGGTGTTGCTGAGCTTATGCATACAGCAAATTCTATAGGTTCAGAAAACTATAGGTATCTGGAACCATATACTCTGGTGGGGGTGATATTTCTTCTTATCTCTCTGCCGACGGCATGGATGCTCAGAATTCTGGAAAGGGTGATACGTAAAAAGATGGGACTGAGGTTAAGATGAAAAAAAATATAGAGAATTATCCGCTGAAACTGACAGGGGAAAATATCCCTATGGTAGACTTCAGAAATGTAAGTAAAGCATACGGTGATCTGGTGGTGCTTGATTCACTGAATCTGAAAGTGGAAGAGGGGGAGATGGTAACGGTTATCGGACCTTCCGGGTCGGGTAAGACGACTGTCTTGCGGATGCTGATGGCACTGGAAAAGATAAACAGCGGCGTGATATATGTGGACGGGGAACCTCTGTCGCACATGGAGAAAAACGGAAAGCTCGTAAGGGCTAATGAGAAATATCTGCGCAGACAGCGTGCAGAGATAGGCATGTGTTTCCAGCACTTTAACCTTTTTCCGCACATGACTGCTCTTGAAAACTGCATGGAAGCTCCGGTTCATGTGCTCGGTCTCACTAAAAAGCAGGCAAGGGAACGTTCCGAAGAGCTTCTAGATATGGTGGGGATGCTTGAGAAGGCAAACGAACACCCCTCAAGGCTTTCGGGAGGTCAGCAGCAGCGTGTTGCCATAGCTAGGTCTCTTGCAATGCGTCCTAAGATGATGTTGTTTGACGAAGTTACATCTGCCCTTGATCCGGAAGTCATAGGTGAAGTTACAAGTGTTATAAGGAAGCTTGTCTCAAAGCATAATCTGACAATGCTGATGGTCACTCACCAAATGGGATTTGCAAGGGAGATATCTGACAGGGTTTGCTTTTTCTATGACGGAAAGATAGAGGAACAGGGGAAACCCGATGATATCTTTGAGAATCCTCAGAAAGAGAGAACTCAGCAGTTCCTGAGTGCGGTGCTTGAAGCAGGTTAACAGCTTGAAAGTTGCAATACTGTTCATATCTGATATCTTAGGTAAAACTACTTATTGAGGTCAATATGGACATTTCAAAAAAGATTGCAGAACTCAAACAGGATGAGAATTTTGCCCAAAACGTTGGCATGATACTGGTTCACAACGGTGTTGTCAGAGGGACGGCAAGGGCGGACGGCTCTCCTGTGTCAAAACTTGAGGTGCAGGCTGATTACGATAAAATCGATAGTATTGTCAAAGATATCGAGGCACTGGACGGCATATATAAAGTTGTGGTGGAAGCAAGGTCAGGTATTATGATGCCTGGTGACGATCTGCTCTTCCTTATTGTTGCCGGAGATATCAGAGAAAATGTAAAACCGGCTCTCGCCCTTTTGCTTGATCGTGTTAAATCTGAGGCAGTTTCCAAGAAAGAATATCTTGTTTAGATTATTAGTGGATATATAGCAGACTCTAACCCTTTATGTATGTTATAATTGAATTATTTTATGATTACGGTCGGATTGCGGCTTTAGAAGTGGGCAATTATGAGAAATTTAAATGTCCTTTATGTTGAAGATGATGAGATTACACGAATGGTGCTCTCCAGACAGCTTTCTGCGGAATATTCTAATATTTTTCAGGCAGCGGACGGAAAAGAAGGGCTTCGTATATACAAAGAGATATTACCGGATGTTGTTATAACAGACCTTACCATGCCTGTTATGTCAGGTATGGAGATGATTATGCATATTCTTGAGATAAGACCTGACCAACCGATTATTGTCCTGACAGGATGCTATGATGAATCACAGCATTTTCTGGATTGTGTGGTGATAAGCAAACCTGTGGTTGCTACTGATATTTTTAAGACTGTTGAGTCGCTTGGCATCTGATGGAAAGAAGCGGCTGAAAGCTTTGTTTCAGAGGGGGGGAGATGGGCAGTCAGTATCTTCAGCGTTCTTTTGCAAGAGTTCCGGTGGGGTATCAGTCGCTGGACATCAACGGGCATATTATTGATGTGAACGCCGAGTGGTGTTCCATGTGTGGCTACGAAAAGAAAGACGTTATCGGCAGATGGATAGGGGATTTTCTGTCTGAACCCAGCAGAGAGCATTTCAACGTTAATTTCGCACTTTTTAAAGATGTAGGGATGATAAACGAAGTACAGTTTGAAATGGTCAGAAAGGACGGCAGCGTCCTTAATGTCACCGCAGATGGAAAAGTTTCTTACGACAGTTTTGGCAATTTTATCCAGACCCACTGCACACTTAAATCAACAGATGCAGAATTTTCCTTAGACAGTAGTTACCAGAACATCCTCAACAAAACAAGCGTTCCCGTTATTGTTTTTAGTCCTGACACCTCAGACATTGTTGATGTGAATATAGCAGCATGTTTATATTATGGCTATCTTTATAAAGACTTTATAAGAAAGAGTGTGCATGATTTGAACATTGAACCAAGAGAAGTTACATCGGCAAAGATTAAGTCTATATATAACAAAAATGAAGTGAAATTCAGAATCCCCCACAGGCTTGCCGACGGAACTATACGCATCATAGAGACCCGCCCGAACAAGCTCACATTCGGCGGGAGAGACTACATTCTCTCAATGATTATTGATGTCACTGATGAAGTTCGTAATGAGCGTAAGCTTATGGCATTACTTGAGCTTTCCAAAAAACTTCTCGAGCCGAACATACTGATATCTGAAATAACAAAAACTGTGCTTGAATATGCAAAAGAGCTCACAGGGGCAGAAGACGGCTATGTAGCGACTATAGACCAGATAACGAAAAATCTTGTTCTGCACGCCTTCACCGGAGCATTGAGCAAATATAGTGATGAAAGCAGACGTATAACATTTTTCGTGGATGCGAACGGAGACTATGTTACCCCGTTCGGACAGTCGCTTGATCTTAGTAAAGCTTTTTATTCAAACAATGTTGATGAATATGTTTCATCAGATAATCTTCAAAAAAACCATCTTGATGTACACAATTTCATTTCATTTCCGGTTTATCTACAGGAGCAGCTTGTAGGGCATATTGCATTGGTAAACTCCCCTAAAGGATTCAACGATGCTGATATGCAGGTGATACAGGAGATTTCCACGATATTCGCCCTTGCGGTAAAGGGGCAGATGCAGCTTGCGGAAGAATATAAATTTCAGGAGATATTCGACAGTATAGTGGAAGGTATCGCGATCTTTAAGCCTGTCGGTAATAAGTTTATCATTACTGATATGAACAAGGCGGGTTGTAAGATCACAGGGTATTCTGCTGATGATATCAGAGGGAAGCCGTACATGGAGGTTTTTCCCGGAGCAACACCTGAAGTCGTTGATATTATGCAGAGTGTTTCAAAGGACGGTCAGCCGAGGCGTGTGAGCCTCCAGAGGTATTCTGACCAGAGAGGCACTTTTGTGATAGACGGCTATTTTTTCAGAATGCCTACGGGCTTTGTCGTTTGTCTGTTTCGTGACCTGACAGAGCTCCATACCATACAGAGTGAGCTGAAAGAGCTGAACGAAAATCTGCTGGAGCGTGTAGAGACAGAGGTTGGAATAAGGCGCAGACAGGAACAGATTATTCAGGAACAGAAGAAACTTGCCGACCTTGGGCAGATGATAAACGCTATTGCACATCAGTGGCGTCAGCCTATCAATGCTTTGGGGCTTTACTCACAGGAGATCGTTGATCTTTACGAAAAAAATGAGATAACCGACGCCTATATTGAAGAATTTGGCAATAATACAATGAAGCTTATCAGTCATCTGTCTGGGACGATTGATGATTTTCGCTGTTTTTTCATTTCAGACAAAGAGAAGGATGATTTTGAAGTTTTAAATGAAGTTATGTCTCTTATGAACCTCTTTATGGTGCAGTTTAATGCAAACGACATAAAAGTTACTATCTCATGTGAATGTCTGCATAAGAAGTTTACATGTGAGAATCTGACAGCTAATCCGGGCTGTGAGCATTCAATGTCTATGGTAAAGGGGTACAGAGGGGAATTCCGGCAGGTTATACTAAATCTTCTGCATAACGCATCGGACGCTATAAAGGAGAGCATGAAGTGTGGAGCTATCCGCTCCGGCGAGATAAATATACGGGTGTTCTGTGATGATAAAGAGATACGTGTGGAGGTCGGAGATAACGGTTCAGGTATTGACGACAATATTATAGATATGGTTTTCAACCCGTACTTTACAACAAAGCCGGCGGGCAAAGGAACCGGGATCGGTCTGTACATGTCGAAAGTGGTCATAGAAGATCACATGGGGGGGAAGTTGTCTGTTTATAACAATAAGGGGGCGGTCTTTGTCGTTACTCTTTATAAATAGATGCCGCCGCTGACTGCCCTGCAAGCCTGCCTGTGCTCCAGCATATCTGAAGATTAAATCCTCCGGTGGGTCCGTCAATGTCTATTACCTCTCCGGCAAAATAAAGATTTCCTATCAGCTTTGAACTCATTGTTTTTCCGTCGATCTCTTTCAGGTCAACACCGCCGGATGTTATCACAGCCTTTTCAAAGCCTGCGAATCGTTCAACTGTCAGTTTCATATTTTTGAGCATCCCGACAATCTTTCTGCGTGCGGATTTACTGAAATGTCCTGCCCGCATATCCGGATCAATTTCCGCCTGTTGCAGCGCTAGGGGGAGCATTTTTGGAGGGAAGAATTTTTCAAGGAGCTTTTTCATAGTCTTTCTGCTGTTTTCTTCAGCATATGAAGCTACACGGCAGTCAAGTTCCTGATATTCATCTTCCGGATACTGGTCGATCCTGAGTTCGATGTCATGGTCGAGTACGTTGATCTTTCTGGTGAGGTTATAAACCGCAGGACCTGACAGCCCGTTATCGGTAAATACAGCATCATGGATGTCTTCTGCTATCTTCTTATTCTCTTTGTAAACAGCGAGCCGTGCCCCTCGCAGGCTGAGCCCCTGAAGTTCTTTCACCCAGCTTTCTTTGACTATAACGGGCACAAGAGCGGGTGCAGGTGTGATGATGTTGTGTCCCAGATCTGCGGCATATCTGTATCCGTCCCCGCTGGAACCTGTTTTCGGGTAGGAGTTTCCGCCTGTTGTGATGATAAGGCTTTTACAGGTAATCACTTCGTTACCTGCAAGCTCGACGGATGTAATTATGTTGTCGGCTGTATGTATGTTTTTAATAATGACACCCTGCCGGATGTCCACCCTGTTCTCTTTCATGTAGCGTGTGAGTACAGAGAGGACTTCTGCCGCGGTTTCAGATTCAGGAAAGATTTTGAAATCTTTTTCCACTGTGGTGACGAGACCTCTGCCGTTGAAAAAGCTGATAGTATCTGTTGTGGAGAATCCGTTAAGCGCAGGATAAAGAAAACGTCCTTTCTTACCAAAATGTTCAACAAAGTCTTTAGTGACAGTGATGGTGTTGGTCAGGTTACACCGTCCGCTTCCGCTTATTAGGAGTTTGCGTCCGAGTGAGCCCATCTTTTCCAGCAGAAGTACACTTGCGCCGTTTTCACCTGCTGTCCCCGCAGCCATCATCCCTGCCGGACCTCCGCCTATCACTATCACATCATAAATCTTCATACTAGTCTCCCTGAATTGATGCAACTATACTTTTAATTTCGTATAATAGCAATAAAGGTGACGGTTGACTGAAAGTCCCTGTGGTGTATGATTATCCATTCAGTAAATTTCGGGTGAGACATGCCGGACATAACAATGATAACAGGTGGGGCAGGAGCGGGAAAGACCGCACATGCGCTGACTCTTGCAGCAGAATATGGCAGAAAGCTCTATGTTGCTACAGCCGAGTCCACAGACGAAGAGATGCAGGTAAAGATTGATGCGCATAAAGCGGAACGTGATGAAACTTATCAAACCGCAGAAGAACCTCTTGAAATACATAAAGCAGTAAATAGTGCTGATGCAGATGTTGTCATTATTGACTGTCTGACTTTCTGGGTTAATAACCTGATGCATTACGGCAAAGATTAT
This window of the Denitrovibrio acetiphilus DSM 12809 genome carries:
- the ehuA gene encoding ectoine/hydroxyectoine ABC transporter ATP-binding protein EhuA, whose amino-acid sequence is MKKNIENYPLKLTGENIPMVDFRNVSKAYGDLVVLDSLNLKVEEGEMVTVIGPSGSGKTTVLRMLMALEKINSGVIYVDGEPLSHMEKNGKLVRANEKYLRRQRAEIGMCFQHFNLFPHMTALENCMEAPVHVLGLTKKQARERSEELLDMVGMLEKANEHPSRLSGGQQQRVAIARSLAMRPKMMLFDEVTSALDPEVIGEVTSVIRKLVSKHNLTMLMVTHQMGFAREISDRVCFFYDGKIEEQGKPDDIFENPQKERTQQFLSAVLEAG
- a CDS encoding molybdenum cofactor biosynthesis protein MoaE, with amino-acid sequence MDISKKIAELKQDENFAQNVGMILVHNGVVRGTARADGSPVSKLEVQADYDKIDSIVKDIEALDGIYKVVVEARSGIMMPGDDLLFLIVAGDIRENVKPALALLLDRVKSEAVSKKEYLV
- the ehuC gene encoding ectoine/hydroxyectoine ABC transporter permease subunit EhuC; translation: MTLLEFLSEYGSRLIDGSLVTVLLTILASALAVVIAVVMGLMRMSRSRLISLPAAVYIEIFRGTSLLVQLYWIFFVLPLFGVTFDKFTAGFVAVGMNLGAYGAELVRGAILAVPKGQWEAALSLGLSPFKRMVRIIFPQALLIMLPPWGNLLIELLKGTALVSLISVADLMFESKQINASTFLSAQSFGCALIIYYIMARFMLTPTMRWFERVMARKIGRIR
- a CDS encoding PAS domain S-box protein; amino-acid sequence: MGSQYLQRSFARVPVGYQSLDINGHIIDVNAEWCSMCGYEKKDVIGRWIGDFLSEPSREHFNVNFALFKDVGMINEVQFEMVRKDGSVLNVTADGKVSYDSFGNFIQTHCTLKSTDAEFSLDSSYQNILNKTSVPVIVFSPDTSDIVDVNIAACLYYGYLYKDFIRKSVHDLNIEPREVTSAKIKSIYNKNEVKFRIPHRLADGTIRIIETRPNKLTFGGRDYILSMIIDVTDEVRNERKLMALLELSKKLLEPNILISEITKTVLEYAKELTGAEDGYVATIDQITKNLVLHAFTGALSKYSDESRRITFFVDANGDYVTPFGQSLDLSKAFYSNNVDEYVSSDNLQKNHLDVHNFISFPVYLQEQLVGHIALVNSPKGFNDADMQVIQEISTIFALAVKGQMQLAEEYKFQEIFDSIVEGIAIFKPVGNKFIITDMNKAGCKITGYSADDIRGKPYMEVFPGATPEVVDIMQSVSKDGQPRRVSLQRYSDQRGTFVIDGYFFRMPTGFVVCLFRDLTELHTIQSELKELNENLLERVETEVGIRRRQEQIIQEQKKLADLGQMINAIAHQWRQPINALGLYSQEIVDLYEKNEITDAYIEEFGNNTMKLISHLSGTIDDFRCFFISDKEKDDFEVLNEVMSLMNLFMVQFNANDIKVTISCECLHKKFTCENLTANPGCEHSMSMVKGYRGEFRQVILNLLHNASDAIKESMKCGAIRSGEINIRVFCDDKEIRVEVGDNGSGIDDNIIDMVFNPYFTTKPAGKGTGIGLYMSKVVIEDHMGGKLSVYNNKGAVFVVTLYK
- the ehuD gene encoding ectoine/hydroxyectoine ABC transporter permease subunit EhuD codes for the protein MSFDWKWGFVWDILPRLIEATGNTVMAACFGYLIAIVLGLMFALGQRTRFKVLSVVLRETVEFIRSTPLVLQIFFVFYVGPQVGVMLSPWTAGMIAIGLHYGAYLSEVYRAGIESVPKGQWEAAVSLSLSRVRTYTRVILPQAVPPAFAGMGNYLVGIFKDTPMLSVIGVAELMHTANSIGSENYRYLEPYTLVGVIFLLISLPTAWMLRILERVIRKKMGLRLR
- a CDS encoding response regulator transcription factor, whose protein sequence is MRNLNVLYVEDDEITRMVLSRQLSAEYSNIFQAADGKEGLRIYKEILPDVVITDLTMPVMSGMEMIMHILEIRPDQPIIVLTGCYDESQHFLDCVVISKPVVATDIFKTVESLGI
- a CDS encoding bifunctional adenosylcobinamide kinase/adenosylcobinamide-phosphate guanylyltransferase, translating into MPDITMITGGAGAGKTAHALTLAAEYGRKLYVATAESTDEEMQVKIDAHKAERDETYQTAEEPLEIHKAVNSADADVVIIDCLTFWVNNLMHYGKDYDEYFEKLMGSLKRSAKPVIIVTNEVGFGIIPWDKETRLYAKLLSKINKQLARSADNVIMMVSGLELRVK
- a CDS encoding NAD(P)/FAD-dependent oxidoreductase; the encoded protein is MKIYDVIVIGGGPAGMMAAGTAGENGASVLLLEKMGSLGRKLLISGSGRCNLTNTITVTKDFVEHFGKKGRFLYPALNGFSTTDTISFFNGRGLVTTVEKDFKIFPESETAAEVLSVLTRYMKENRVDIRQGVIIKNIHTADNIITSVELAGNEVITCKSLIITTGGNSYPKTGSSGDGYRYAADLGHNIITPAPALVPVIVKESWVKELQGLSLRGARLAVYKENKKIAEDIHDAVFTDNGLSGPAVYNLTRKINVLDHDIELRIDQYPEDEYQELDCRVASYAEENSRKTMKKLLEKFFPPKMLPLALQQAEIDPDMRAGHFSKSARRKIVGMLKNMKLTVERFAGFEKAVITSGGVDLKEIDGKTMSSKLIGNLYFAGEVIDIDGPTGGFNLQICWSTGRLAGQSAAASIYKE